A region of the Kribbella sp. NBC_01245 genome:
CGGAAGTCAGCTCGCCAACGCCCTTTGCCGCCGCGATTTCAGGGTGCGGGTGATGAGCCGCGGCTTGAGCCCTCACGCCGACCGGCTGGATGAGAAGGTCGAGGTCGTCCACGGGGATATCCGCGATCCGGCCGATCTCGTCACGGCGATGGACGGGGTCGAGCTAGTGGTATCGGCGGTGCAGGGATTCGCCGGCCCGGGTGACGTCAGCCCGGAGAGCGTTGATCGGGATGGCAACATCAACCTCATTGAAGCGGCGGAAAAGCAGGGCGCCGCGTTCGTTCTGGTCTCGGTCCTCGGCGCTGCGACGGACAGCCGCATGGAACTGTTCCGCATGAAGTACGCCGCCGAGCAGCGCCTGCGAGCCGGGTCGTGCCAATGGACGATCGTTCGACCGGAAGCGTCTGCCGAGACCTGGGCGAACATCATCGAGCAAACGGCTGGGAAGTCCGGTAGACCGCTGGTGTTCGGACGCGGTGACGCCCCGATCTCCTGGGTGAGCGTCCAGGACGTGGCCGCGCTGGTCGAGCGGGCGGTGCTCGACGAGTCGCTGCGAAACCGCGTCCTGGAGATCTCGGGACCGGAGCCCGCCACGTTGATGGAACTGGCGAAGATGGTGATGGTCCGCCAGGGATGGACTGGTAGTCCCCGCCGGGTGCCACGGCCGATGCTGCACGTCATGGCGAACACCGTCGGGCGTCTTCGTCCCGAAATGG
Encoded here:
- a CDS encoding SDR family oxidoreductase, producing MILIAGGTGRLGSQLANALCRRDFRVRVMSRGLSPHADRLDEKVEVVHGDIRDPADLVTAMDGVELVVSAVQGFAGPGDVSPESVDRDGNINLIEAAEKQGAAFVLVSVLGAATDSRMELFRMKYAAEQRLRAGSCQWTIVRPEASAETWANIIEQTAGKSGRPLVFGRGDAPISWVSVQDVAALVERAVLDESLRNRVLEISGPEPATLMELAKMVMVRQGWTGSPRRVPRPMLHVMANTVGRLRPEMDRQARASLAMDNMPTHRSDVLRAEFPDLPCTPVSAVIAQL